Within Schaalia sp. HMT-172, the genomic segment CGTGAAAGGCAGGTGCCCGCGCTCACCGTGATAGGTGACGGTCGCGCCCATGCGCACCAGCGCGTCCAGGAGCGGGCCGAGCGGGCGCGCGTAGGCCTGCTCGTCCCCGTCGAAGAGGGTCTCCTCGGGGGACAGTGCCGCCAGGGGCGGCAGGAAACGCATGACGGTGCCGGCCAGGCCGCACTCGATGCGACCGCCACGCGGCGGAAGTTCCATCGGGGTGACGCGCAGGATGCCCGCGCCCCCGTCTTCGATGCGCGCGCCCATCACCTCCAGGGCGGCCGCAAAGAGTCGCGTATCGCGCGCGTCCAGGGCACCGCGAATAACGGAAGGGGAATCGGCGACGGCCGCCAGGTACAGGGCGCGCGCCGTGATCGACTTCGAGCCCGGCACCTCGACCGTGGCATCCACGGGGGAAGCGGCCAGGGGCGCGGGCCAGGGGGCGCTCACGAAGCGGCGCCGGTCAAACGCTCCGCGACGGCGGCCTCGGCCGCAGCGATCGCGCGGCGCTGATCGCGGCGCATTGCGCGAGCCACGAGAGCCGACGGCTGGCCGACGCGGTCCGTCGACGCGAGGAGGACGCCGGCAGCCAGGCCTACCTTGTTGAGCGTGCGGTAGCGGCGGCGCTTGATCTGCTCCTTGGACAGGCCGTCCGTCGTGCCCGGCAGGGGAGCGCTGACGAGCGCCATGGGCGCGCCGATCGCGGCCAGGGTCAGGGCTGCGACGCGGGGCCTGCGGCCCAGCGCGAAACGCAGGCCTGCGACGACGCTCACCGCGCCGGTCACGCGGGTCGCCAGGGCCAGCTGCTCATCCGTCAGCGGCTCCAGGCCAACAGCGTCGGTCGCCTTATCGATGAGGGGACGAACCCCCGCGGCGCGCTCCACGTG encodes:
- a CDS encoding DoxX family membrane protein, producing MNLLRVVARPLLAAPFIADGVDALTHPRVHVERAAGVRPLIDKATDAVGLEPLTDEQLALATRVTGAVSVVAGLRFALGRRPRVAALTLAAIGAPMALVSAPLPGTTDGLSKEQIKRRRYRTLNKVGLAAGVLLASTDRVGQPSALVARAMRRDQRRAIAAAEAAVAERLTGAAS